In Pseudoxanthomonas indica, the following are encoded in one genomic region:
- a CDS encoding DUF3224 domain-containing protein, with protein sequence MLAQAKGQFEVKLQLQQASPGIEAARLGRQTIDKQFRGDLDAASLGEMLAVMTEVKGSAAYVALERVDGTLHGKRGSFVLLHSAVMDRGAPSLSVQVVADSASGELSGLRGSMRIEISEGQHHYVFDYSLPPE encoded by the coding sequence ATGCTCGCGCAGGCAAAGGGTCAGTTCGAGGTCAAGCTGCAGTTGCAGCAAGCCAGCCCCGGCATCGAGGCCGCGCGCCTGGGTCGGCAGACCATCGACAAGCAGTTCCGCGGCGACCTGGACGCCGCCAGCCTGGGCGAGATGCTGGCGGTCATGACCGAAGTGAAAGGCTCGGCTGCCTACGTGGCGCTCGAGCGCGTCGACGGCACCCTGCACGGCAAGCGTGGCAGCTTTGTGTTGTTGCACAGCGCCGTGATGGATCGCGGCGCGCCCAGCTTGAGCGTGCAGGTGGTAGCCGATTCGGCCAGCGGCGAACTGAGCGGATTGCGCGGCAGCATGCGCATCGAAATCAGCGAGGGCCAGCACCACTACGTGTTCGATTACAGCCTGCCACCGGAGTAA